A window of Rhodococcus sp. SGAir0479 contains these coding sequences:
- a CDS encoding acetyl-CoA acetyltransferase, whose product MSALDPRTPVLVGVGQASEHVGSADYRGLSAAELGARAASAAVADAGAGRASVAAAIDTVAGIRQFEMSMPGVSSLGRSNNFPRSVATRIGAAPTRAILEVVGGQGPQSLVTELAEAIAHGRSEIALAVGAEAISTARHLADAPDRPDFSETVDGDLEDRGHGLGGMLSRPAIEHHLTDAASQYAVLEHARRAGLGRSRAEHVAAMGRLFAPFTEVAARNPHAAARTVRTAAELARPSARNRPIADPYLRYLVARDQVNQAAAVIVMSVAAARRLGVPAEQWVFLHGHSDLHEQGMLARADLGSAPAAVTAARHALEMARIGPADLATIDLYSCFPVAVSVIAEGLGLAADDPRGLTVTGGLPFFGGAGNNYSMHAIAETAVRCRAHPGSYGFVGANGGILSKYSAGVYSTTPVPWRVSDDAVLQQRIDATPAVPVRERADGTVTVETYTVRHARDGDRTGIVVGRLDGDGERVVAIGGDGEFADRLTDEDPLGTRVRVRATPEGNRATFGPGPR is encoded by the coding sequence ATGAGCGCACTCGATCCCCGCACGCCCGTGCTCGTCGGCGTCGGGCAGGCGTCCGAGCATGTGGGCAGCGCCGACTACCGCGGACTGTCGGCAGCAGAACTCGGCGCCCGGGCCGCCTCCGCGGCGGTCGCCGACGCGGGCGCGGGACGCGCTTCGGTGGCGGCCGCGATCGACACCGTCGCCGGCATCCGGCAGTTCGAGATGTCGATGCCGGGCGTGTCGTCCCTCGGCCGGTCGAACAACTTCCCGCGCTCGGTGGCCACCCGGATCGGGGCGGCCCCCACCCGCGCGATCCTCGAGGTGGTCGGGGGACAGGGGCCGCAGTCGCTGGTCACCGAGCTGGCCGAGGCGATCGCGCACGGCCGCAGCGAGATCGCGCTCGCGGTCGGCGCGGAGGCGATCTCGACGGCCCGGCACCTGGCCGACGCCCCCGACCGCCCCGACTTCTCCGAAACCGTGGACGGCGATCTCGAGGACCGCGGCCACGGGCTCGGCGGGATGCTGTCGCGGCCGGCGATCGAACACCACCTCACCGATGCCGCCAGCCAGTACGCCGTCCTCGAGCATGCGCGTCGGGCCGGGCTCGGCCGCAGTCGCGCCGAGCACGTCGCGGCCATGGGCCGGCTCTTCGCGCCGTTCACCGAGGTGGCGGCCCGGAACCCGCACGCGGCGGCGCGCACGGTCCGGACGGCTGCGGAACTCGCCCGGCCGAGCGCCCGCAATCGGCCCATCGCCGACCCGTACCTGCGCTATCTCGTGGCGCGGGACCAGGTGAATCAGGCCGCTGCGGTGATCGTCATGTCGGTGGCGGCGGCGCGCCGGCTCGGGGTGCCCGCGGAGCAGTGGGTGTTCCTGCACGGACACTCCGACCTGCACGAGCAGGGCATGCTGGCGCGCGCCGATCTGGGCTCCGCGCCGGCCGCCGTGACGGCGGCACGGCACGCGCTGGAGATGGCCCGGATCGGTCCGGCCGACCTCGCCACGATCGACCTCTACAGCTGCTTTCCCGTCGCGGTCTCGGTGATCGCCGAAGGCCTGGGACTCGCGGCCGACGATCCCCGCGGCCTGACGGTGACCGGCGGGCTGCCGTTCTTCGGCGGCGCGGGCAACAACTACTCGATGCACGCCATCGCCGAGACCGCCGTCCGGTGCCGGGCCCACCCGGGCAGCTACGGCTTCGTCGGCGCCAACGGGGGCATCCTGTCGAAGTACTCCGCGGGGGTCTACTCGACGACGCCGGTGCCCTGGCGGGTGTCGGACGACGCCGTCCTCCAGCAACGCATCGACGCCACCCCGGCCGTGCCCGTGCGGGAGCGCGCCGACGGCACGGTGACCGTCGAGACGTACACCGTCCGGCACGCCCGGGACGGCGACCGCACCGGCATCGTGGTGGGACGGCTGGACGGGGACGGAGAGCGGGTCGTCGCGATCGGCGGCGACGGCGAGTTCGCCGACCGGCTCACGGACGAGGACCCGCTCGGCACCCGAGTGCGGGTGCGGGCGACGCCGGAGGGCAACCGGGCGACGTTCGGACCCGGCCCACGATGA
- a CDS encoding lysophospholipid acyltransferase family protein has protein sequence MWYWLFKYVLLGPMLWVLSRPKLEGAENIPTDGPAILASNHQAVLDSFFLPLRCPRRITFLAKSEYFTGSGLKGAFQKWFFSAVGQVPIDRTGASAAKDALDAGLRVLSQGKLLGIYPEGTRSPDGRLYKGKTGMARLALESGVKVIPVAMVGTAKVNPIGSRMWKPAKVTIRVGEPIDFSRFEGMGGNRFVERAVTDEVMYKLMRLSGQEYVDIYAATVKNQEPGAEQDPSTADAARVPDSRAG, from the coding sequence ATGTGGTACTGGCTGTTTAAGTACGTGTTGTTGGGCCCCATGTTGTGGGTCCTCAGCCGGCCGAAACTCGAAGGCGCCGAGAACATTCCGACGGACGGCCCGGCGATCCTCGCCAGCAACCACCAGGCCGTGCTCGATTCCTTCTTCCTGCCGCTGCGCTGCCCGCGCCGGATCACCTTCCTGGCGAAGAGTGAGTACTTCACCGGCAGCGGTCTCAAGGGCGCGTTCCAGAAGTGGTTCTTCTCGGCCGTGGGTCAGGTGCCGATCGACCGTACCGGCGCGTCGGCGGCCAAGGACGCGCTCGACGCCGGCCTGCGCGTCCTCTCGCAGGGGAAGTTGCTGGGCATCTACCCCGAGGGCACCCGCTCACCCGACGGCCGGCTGTACAAGGGCAAGACCGGGATGGCGCGCCTGGCGCTCGAGTCCGGTGTCAAGGTCATTCCCGTCGCGATGGTCGGTACGGCGAAGGTCAATCCGATCGGATCGAGGATGTGGAAGCCCGCCAAGGTCACCATCCGCGTCGGTGAGCCCATCGACTTCTCCCGGTTCGAAGGCATGGGCGGCAACCGCTTCGTCGAGCGTGCCGTGACCGACGAGGTGATGTACAAGCTCATGCGCCTGTCCGGCCAGGAGTACGTGGACATCTACGCGGCCACCGTCAAGAACCAGGAGCCGGGGGCCGAGCAGGACCCGTCCACGGCCGACGCCGCCCGCGTACCCGACTCCCGGGCCGGGTGA
- a CDS encoding ROK family protein, with translation MSVGRIVGVDSTAALTVGVDVGGTSIRASVVNADGEVLDTAHAPTPHSADALERGIDRAVRELAHRHDVVAVGLAVAGFVDSDRTTVRFAPHLPWVDAPVARTLGERIGLPVVLEHDANAAAWAECRFGAAAGGRNVVIVAIGTGIGAALLIGGHLYRGSFGVAPELGHMQVVPGGRACACGKRGCWERYCSGTALVDTALELLAEDPSASTVLARDVAVDPGALTGRRIAAAAGEGDPLALATFADFAKWLGVGLATVSDVFDPDLIVICGGAGSSAPLFLDEAREHYARLITGSGHRPLARIRHTLLGEAAGMIGAADLARAAVGAGSGGR, from the coding sequence ATGTCGGTGGGCAGAATCGTCGGAGTGGACAGCACCGCAGCACTGACCGTCGGAGTCGACGTCGGCGGCACCAGTATTCGGGCGTCGGTGGTGAACGCCGACGGCGAGGTACTCGACACCGCGCACGCGCCCACGCCGCACTCGGCCGACGCCCTCGAACGCGGGATCGATCGGGCCGTGCGCGAACTCGCCCACCGCCACGACGTCGTGGCGGTGGGGCTCGCGGTGGCCGGGTTCGTCGACTCCGACCGCACGACGGTCCGCTTCGCGCCGCACCTGCCGTGGGTCGACGCGCCCGTCGCGCGAACGCTCGGCGAGCGGATCGGGCTGCCGGTCGTCCTCGAGCACGACGCCAACGCCGCCGCGTGGGCGGAATGCCGATTCGGCGCCGCCGCGGGCGGACGCAACGTGGTGATCGTCGCGATCGGCACCGGCATCGGGGCCGCGCTGCTGATCGGCGGGCACCTCTACCGCGGAAGCTTCGGAGTGGCACCGGAACTCGGGCACATGCAGGTGGTGCCGGGCGGGCGGGCGTGTGCGTGCGGCAAGCGGGGATGCTGGGAGCGGTACTGCAGCGGGACCGCGCTCGTCGACACCGCCCTCGAGTTGCTGGCCGAGGACCCGTCCGCGTCGACCGTGCTCGCCCGCGACGTGGCGGTGGACCCGGGTGCACTGACGGGACGTCGGATCGCGGCCGCCGCGGGCGAGGGGGATCCGTTGGCGCTGGCGACGTTCGCCGATTTCGCGAAGTGGCTGGGGGTGGGGCTGGCGACGGTGTCGGACGTCTTCGACCCGGATCTCATCGTGATCTGCGGAGGTGCGGGCAGTTCGGCCCCGCTGTTCCTCGACGAGGCGCGCGAGCACTACGCCCGGCTGATCACCGGCTCGGGGCACCGTCCGCTCGCCCGCATCCGTCACACGCTCCTCGGGGAGGCCGCCGGGATGATCGGTGCCGCGGACCTCGCCCGGGCGGCGGTGGGCGCGGGATCCGGCGGGCGCTGA
- a CDS encoding ArsA family ATPase, with translation MSGPGTRVLLVVGKGGAGRTTVAAATAAGFAAAGRRVLLASLDQAHGLPDVLGLPVESGTETRLAPGLDAVRIDTLALLEERYRGLVSLLALGGAHDHGAQFTNLAPEELTGVPGVEELLGLREILRFVDEDRWDVVVVDCPPTADALRAFAVPETVTGYVERVWPRHRRVVAATAADARLSFAVALLDRVVDGAAAVASLLTDRARTGLRVVVSAEEVGLAETRRLLSAAALAELRVADIVVNNLLPQQHSSAATGGVADWYRARSAAQEAALAGLRTVAGAAPILSVAARPVGPVGLVALGELAPEVRVGDGSAPVDEPPVRVALESGAGGVDSVYAMRMTLPLVDPETLTLGRVEDDLLVGADGRRRRVRLASVLRRCTVRDADFDGADLVVRFVPDPAVWPQ, from the coding sequence GTGTCCGGACCGGGAACGCGGGTACTGCTGGTGGTCGGCAAGGGCGGCGCCGGCCGGACCACCGTGGCGGCGGCGACGGCGGCCGGGTTCGCCGCCGCGGGGCGACGTGTTCTGCTCGCGTCCCTCGATCAGGCACACGGACTGCCGGACGTTCTCGGCCTCCCGGTCGAGTCCGGCACCGAGACCCGACTGGCGCCCGGGCTGGACGCCGTCCGGATCGACACCCTCGCACTGCTCGAGGAGCGCTATCGCGGGCTGGTGTCGCTGCTGGCGCTCGGCGGAGCCCACGACCACGGTGCCCAGTTCACGAACCTGGCTCCCGAGGAACTGACCGGGGTGCCGGGCGTCGAGGAGCTCCTGGGTCTGCGGGAGATCCTGCGGTTCGTCGACGAGGACCGGTGGGACGTCGTGGTGGTCGACTGCCCGCCGACCGCGGACGCCTTGCGCGCGTTTGCCGTTCCCGAGACGGTGACCGGGTACGTCGAGAGAGTCTGGCCGCGGCACCGGCGTGTGGTCGCGGCGACCGCCGCGGACGCGCGCCTGTCGTTCGCGGTGGCGCTGCTCGACCGGGTGGTCGACGGCGCCGCCGCGGTGGCGAGCCTGCTGACCGATCGCGCCCGCACCGGTCTGCGAGTGGTGGTGTCGGCCGAGGAGGTCGGGCTGGCCGAGACCCGGCGATTGCTGTCGGCCGCCGCGCTGGCCGAGTTGCGGGTCGCGGACATTGTGGTGAACAACCTTCTGCCGCAGCAGCATTCGTCCGCGGCGACCGGTGGGGTCGCGGACTGGTACCGGGCGCGGTCCGCGGCGCAGGAGGCCGCGCTGGCCGGCCTCCGTACGGTGGCCGGGGCCGCGCCGATCCTGTCGGTCGCCGCGCGTCCGGTCGGACCGGTCGGGTTGGTCGCACTCGGCGAACTCGCCCCCGAGGTGCGCGTCGGCGACGGATCCGCGCCGGTCGACGAGCCGCCGGTACGGGTCGCGCTCGAATCCGGCGCCGGCGGCGTGGACTCGGTGTACGCGATGCGGATGACCCTGCCGCTCGTCGACCCGGAAACCCTGACGTTGGGACGAGTGGAGGACGACTTGCTGGTGGGAGCCGACGGCAGACGCCGGCGGGTGCGGTTGGCGTCGGTGCTGCGCCGGTGCACCGTGCGGGACGCCGACTTCGACGGCGCCGACCTGGTGGTGCGCTTCGTTCCGGACCCGGCGGTGTGGCCGCAGTGA
- a CDS encoding SRPBCC family protein, with protein sequence MAEKTKRSITIDAPAEQVMGVIADFDSYPVWVEAAKSVEVLASGPDGRAEQVRFVLDAGMVKDTYVLRYRWAPDGMSVGWDLVSGEIQKAQFGSYTLEREGDGATRVTYELTVDLTIPMIGLFKRKAEKVITDTALKELKKRVEG encoded by the coding sequence ATGGCCGAGAAGACCAAGCGGTCGATCACCATCGACGCACCCGCCGAGCAGGTGATGGGTGTGATCGCCGACTTCGACTCCTACCCGGTGTGGGTGGAGGCGGCGAAGTCCGTCGAGGTCCTCGCCTCGGGACCGGACGGACGCGCCGAGCAGGTGCGCTTCGTTCTCGACGCCGGCATGGTCAAGGACACCTACGTGCTCCGGTACCGGTGGGCGCCGGACGGGATGTCGGTCGGTTGGGACCTCGTCTCCGGCGAGATCCAGAAGGCGCAGTTCGGTTCCTACACGCTCGAGCGCGAGGGTGACGGCGCCACCCGGGTCACCTACGAGCTGACGGTCGACCTGACGATTCCGATGATCGGTCTGTTCAAGCGCAAGGCCGAGAAGGTCATCACCGACACCGCGCTCAAGGAACTCAAGAAGCGGGTGGAGGGCTGA
- a CDS encoding polyketide cyclase / dehydrase and lipid transport, protein MSSIQVADQTFVAAAPDRVAARVSVPARWRVWWPDLVLGVREDRGEKGIRWTVAGPLTGTMEVWLEPVMDGTIVHYFLHAEPTGATTAGSASLDLAGLNHARRLAGKTMTFEIKQQLEAGRPAGEPPA, encoded by the coding sequence GTGAGCAGCATTCAGGTGGCCGACCAGACCTTCGTAGCAGCAGCGCCCGACCGGGTCGCCGCCCGGGTGTCCGTGCCCGCCCGGTGGCGGGTGTGGTGGCCGGACCTGGTCCTGGGCGTGCGCGAGGATCGCGGCGAGAAGGGGATCCGCTGGACCGTCGCCGGGCCGCTGACCGGAACGATGGAGGTGTGGCTCGAACCCGTCATGGACGGCACGATCGTCCACTACTTCCTCCACGCGGAGCCGACCGGAGCCACCACCGCCGGGTCGGCGTCGCTCGACCTCGCCGGGCTGAACCACGCGCGCCGGCTGGCCGGCAAGACGATGACCTTCGAGATCAAGCAGCAGCTGGAGGCCGGGCGCCCGGCGGGCGAGCCGCCCGCATAG